One Canis lupus familiaris isolate Mischka breed German Shepherd chromosome 20, alternate assembly UU_Cfam_GSD_1.0, whole genome shotgun sequence genomic region harbors:
- the MAN2B1 gene encoding lysosomal alpha-mannosidase isoform X2 gives MGADARPSGVRAGGGGRGSAGPGTSSRALQPPLPPLSFLFLLLVAAPGARAAGYETCPVVQPDMLNVHLVAHTHDDVGWLKTVDQYFYGIQNDVQHAGVQYILDSVILSLLMEPTRRFIYVEIAFFSRWWQQQTNATQEVVRNLVRQGRLEFANGGWVMNDEAATHYGAIIDQMTLGLRFLEDTFGKDGRPRVAWHIDPFGHSREQASLFAQMGFDGFFFGRLDYQDKSVRQEKLQMEQVWRASASLKPPVADLFTSVLPNMYNPPEKLCWDTLCADKPFVEDPRSPEYNAKELVNYFLQLATAQSEHYRTNHTIMTMGSDFQYENANMWFKNLDRLIQLVNAQQANGSRINVLYSTPACYLWELNKANLTWSVKQDDFFPYADGPHKFWTGYFSSRPALKRYERLSYNFLQVCNQLEALAGPAANVGPYGSGDSAPLNEAMAVLQHHDAVSGTSRQHVANDYARQLAAGWGPCEVLLSNSLARLSGSKEDFTYCRDLNISVCPLTQTAKSFQVTIYNPLGRKVDWMVRLPVSERVFDVRDPNGTIVPSDVVILPSSDGLELLFSASVPALGFSIYSVTQVPGRRPHAHSRQPRSQKSWSRVLDIQNEYIRARFDPDTGFLVELENLEQNLLLPVRQAFYWYNASVGNNLSTQVSGAYIFRPNRQEPLIVSHWAQTRVVKTPLVQEVHQNFSAWCSQVVRLYPGQRHLELEWTVGPIPVGDGWGKEVISRFDTVLETKGLFYTDSNGREILERRRDYRPTWKLNQTEPVAGNYYPVNSRIYIRDGHVQLTVLTDRSQGGSSLRDGSVELMVHRRLLKDDGRGVGEPLLEEGSGLWVRGRHLVLLDKAQTAATGHRLQAEKEVLAPQVVLAPGGGAPYHLGVAPRKQFSGLRRELPPSVHLLTLARWDRTRLLLRLEHQFAVGEGSGNLSSPVTLDLKDLFSAFTITYLQETTLAANQPRASASRLKWTPNTGPTAQPSPPRLDPTTITLEPMEIRTFLASVQWKEHG, from the exons aTGGGCGCCGACGCGCGGCCTTCGGGGGTCCGCGCTGGCGGTGGCGGCCGGGGCTCGGCAGGGCCCGGGACGAGCTCCCGCGCGCTGCAGCCACCGCTCCcgcctctctccttcctctttttgttgttggtggcGGCGCCCGGCGCTCGGGCAGCGGGATACGAG ACATGCCCTGTAGTACAACCGGATATGCTCAACGTGCACCTGGTGGCCCACACACATGATGATGTGGGCTGGCTCAAGACTGTGGACCAGTACTTTTATGGCA TCCAGAATGATGTCCAGCATGCAGGTGTGCAGTACATCCTAGATTCAGTCATCTTGTCCCTGCTGATGGAGCCCACCCGCCGATTCATCTATGTGGAGATTGCCTTCTTCTCCCGTTGGTGGCAGCAGCAGACAAATGCAACACAGGAAGTCGTGCGGAACCTGGTGCGCCAGG GACGCCTGGAGTTTGCCAATGGTGGCTGGGTGATGAACGATGAGGCAGCCACCCACTACGGAGCCATCATAGACCAGATGACGCTCGGGTTGCGCTTTCTGGAAGACACCTTTGGCAAAGATGGGCGCCCCCGTGTGGCTTGGCACATTGACCCCTTCGGTCACTCTCGGGAGCAGGCCTCGCTGTTTGCACAG atGGGCTTTGATGGCTTCTTCTTCGGGCGGCTGGATTATCAAGATAAGAGTGTGCGGCAGGAGAAGCTACAAATGGAGCAGGTTTGGCGGGCTAGCGCCAGCCTGAAGCCCCCAGTGGCCGACCTCTTTACCA GTGTGCTCCCCAATATGTACAACCCACCGGAGAAACTGTGCTGGGACACGCTGTGTGCTGACAAGCCCTTTGTGGAGGACCCACGCAGTCCCGAGTACAATGCCAAGGAGCTGGTCAATTACTTCCTGCAGTTGGCCACTGCCCAG AGCGAGCATTACCGCACAAACCACACCATAATGACCATGGGCTCAGACTTCCAATACGAGAATGCCAACATGTGGTTCAAGAACCTTGACCGGCTCATCCAGCTGGTCAACGCTCAG CAGGCCAATGGGAGCCGCATCAATGTTCTCTACTCTACTCCAGCCTGTTACCTCTGGGAGCTGAACAAGGCCAACCTCACCTG GTCTGTAAAACAGGACGACTTCTTTCCCTACGCTGACGGCCCTCACAAGTTCTGGACTGGTTACTTCTCCAGCCGGCCGGCCCTCAAACGCTACGAGCGCCTCAGCTACAACTTTCTGCAG GTGTGCAACCAGCTGGAGGCACTGGCGGGTCCGGCGGCCAACGTGGGACCCTATGGCTCAGGAGACAGTGCACCCCTCA ATGAAGCGATGGCCGTGCTCCAGCACCACGACGCGGTCAGCGGCACCTCCCGGCAGCACGTGGCCAACGACTACGCGCGCCAGCTCGCGGCCGGCTGGGGGCCCTGCGAG GTTCTCCTGAGCAATTCGCTGGCGCGGCTCAGCGGCTCCAAGGAGGACTTCACGTACTGCCGCGACCTCAACATCAGTGTCTGTCCGCTCACCCAGACGGCAAAGAGT TTCCAAGTAACCATTTATAACCCCTTGGGGCGGAAAGTGGATTGGATGGTGCGGCTGCCGGTCAGCGAACGCGTTTTTGACGTGAGGGACCCGAATGGCACGATTGTGCCCAGCGAT GTGGTGATACTTCCTAGCTCAGACGGTTTGGAGCTGCTTTTCTCAGCTTCAGTGCCTGCCCTGGGCTTCAGCATCTACTCAGTAACCCAGGTGCCTGGCCGGAGACCCCATGCCCACAGCCGCCAGCCGAGATCCCAGAAGTCCTGGTCCCGTGTCTTGGACATCCAAAATGAG TACATCCGGGCTAGGTTTGACCCTGACACAGGATTCCTGGTGGAGTTGGAAAACCTGGAACAGAACCTCCTGTTGCCGGTTCGCCAAGCCTTTTACTG GTACAATGCCAGTGTAGGCAACAACCTAAGTACCCAGGTCTCAGGTGCCTACATCTTCAGACCCAACCGCCAGGAACCACTGATCGTGAGCCACTGGGCTCAAACCCGCGTGGTGAAG ACACCCTTGGTGCAGGAAGTGCACCAGAACTTCTCAGCCTGGTGTTCCCAGGTGGTCCGTCTGTATCCAGGGCAGCGGCACCTGGAGCTGGAGTGGACGGTGGGACCAATACCTGTGGG TGACGGCTGGGGGAAGGAGGTCATCAGCCGCTTTGACACTGTGCTGGAGACAAAAGGACTTTTCTACACGGACAGCAATGGCCGGGAGATCCTGGAAAGGAG GCGGGACTATCGCCCCACCTGGAAGCTGAACCAGACTGAGCCAGTGGCAGGAAACTACTATCCGGTCAACAGCCGCATTTACATCAGG GATGGCCACGTGCAGCTGACGGTGCTGACCGATCGCTCCCAGGGGGGCAGCAGCCTGAGGGACGGCTCCGTGGAGCTCATG GTGCACCGGAGGCTTCTGAAAGACGATGGACGTGGCGTGGGGGAGCCGCTGCTGGAGGAGGGGTCGGGGCTGTGGGTGCGAGGGCGCCACCTCGTGCTGCTGGACAAGGCTCAGACCGCGGCCACCGGGCACCGGCTGCAAGCAGAGAAGGAGGTGCTGGCCCCGCAGGTGGTGCTGGCCCCCGGTGGCGGCGCCCCCTACCACCTGGGAGTCGCCCCGCGCAAGcag TTCTCGGGGCTCCGCCGGGAGCTGCCTCCCTCCGTACACCTGCTCACACTGGCCCGCTGGGACCGGACGAGGCTGCTGCTGCGCTTGGAGCACCAGTTCGCTGTAGGGGAGGGTTCTGGCAACCTGAGCTCCCCGGTGACCTTGGATTTGAag GACCTGTTCTCCGCCTTCACCATCACGTACCTGCAGGAGACCACGCTGGCAGCCAACCAGCCCCGGGCCAGCGCCTCCAGGCTCAAGTGGACACCAAACACGG GCCCTACAGCCCAGCCCTCTCCCCCTCGGCTGGACCCCACCACCATCACGCTGGAGCCCATGGAAATCCGCACTTTCCTGGCCTCGGTCCAGTGGAAAGAGCATGGCTAG
- the MAN2B1 gene encoding lysosomal alpha-mannosidase isoform X1 has protein sequence MGADARPSGVRAGGGGRGSAGPGTSSRALQPPLPPLSFLFLLLVAAPGARAAGYETCPVVQPDMLNVHLVAHTHDDVGWLKTVDQYFYGIQNDVQHAGVQYILDSVILSLLMEPTRRFIYVEIAFFSRWWQQQTNATQEVVRNLVRQGRLEFANGGWVMNDEAATHYGAIIDQMTLGLRFLEDTFGKDGRPRVAWHIDPFGHSREQASLFAQMGFDGFFFGRLDYQDKSVRQEKLQMEQVWRASASLKPPVADLFTSVLPNMYNPPEKLCWDTLCADKPFVEDPRSPEYNAKELVNYFLQLATAQSEHYRTNHTIMTMGSDFQYENANMWFKNLDRLIQLVNAQQQANGSRINVLYSTPACYLWELNKANLTWSVKQDDFFPYADGPHKFWTGYFSSRPALKRYERLSYNFLQVCNQLEALAGPAANVGPYGSGDSAPLNEAMAVLQHHDAVSGTSRQHVANDYARQLAAGWGPCEVLLSNSLARLSGSKEDFTYCRDLNISVCPLTQTAKSFQVTIYNPLGRKVDWMVRLPVSERVFDVRDPNGTIVPSDVVILPSSDGLELLFSASVPALGFSIYSVTQVPGRRPHAHSRQPRSQKSWSRVLDIQNEYIRARFDPDTGFLVELENLEQNLLLPVRQAFYWYNASVGNNLSTQVSGAYIFRPNRQEPLIVSHWAQTRVVKTPLVQEVHQNFSAWCSQVVRLYPGQRHLELEWTVGPIPVGDGWGKEVISRFDTVLETKGLFYTDSNGREILERRRDYRPTWKLNQTEPVAGNYYPVNSRIYIRDGHVQLTVLTDRSQGGSSLRDGSVELMVHRRLLKDDGRGVGEPLLEEGSGLWVRGRHLVLLDKAQTAATGHRLQAEKEVLAPQVVLAPGGGAPYHLGVAPRKQFSGLRRELPPSVHLLTLARWDRTRLLLRLEHQFAVGEGSGNLSSPVTLDLKDLFSAFTITYLQETTLAANQPRASASRLKWTPNTGPTAQPSPPRLDPTTITLEPMEIRTFLASVQWKEHG, from the exons aTGGGCGCCGACGCGCGGCCTTCGGGGGTCCGCGCTGGCGGTGGCGGCCGGGGCTCGGCAGGGCCCGGGACGAGCTCCCGCGCGCTGCAGCCACCGCTCCcgcctctctccttcctctttttgttgttggtggcGGCGCCCGGCGCTCGGGCAGCGGGATACGAG ACATGCCCTGTAGTACAACCGGATATGCTCAACGTGCACCTGGTGGCCCACACACATGATGATGTGGGCTGGCTCAAGACTGTGGACCAGTACTTTTATGGCA TCCAGAATGATGTCCAGCATGCAGGTGTGCAGTACATCCTAGATTCAGTCATCTTGTCCCTGCTGATGGAGCCCACCCGCCGATTCATCTATGTGGAGATTGCCTTCTTCTCCCGTTGGTGGCAGCAGCAGACAAATGCAACACAGGAAGTCGTGCGGAACCTGGTGCGCCAGG GACGCCTGGAGTTTGCCAATGGTGGCTGGGTGATGAACGATGAGGCAGCCACCCACTACGGAGCCATCATAGACCAGATGACGCTCGGGTTGCGCTTTCTGGAAGACACCTTTGGCAAAGATGGGCGCCCCCGTGTGGCTTGGCACATTGACCCCTTCGGTCACTCTCGGGAGCAGGCCTCGCTGTTTGCACAG atGGGCTTTGATGGCTTCTTCTTCGGGCGGCTGGATTATCAAGATAAGAGTGTGCGGCAGGAGAAGCTACAAATGGAGCAGGTTTGGCGGGCTAGCGCCAGCCTGAAGCCCCCAGTGGCCGACCTCTTTACCA GTGTGCTCCCCAATATGTACAACCCACCGGAGAAACTGTGCTGGGACACGCTGTGTGCTGACAAGCCCTTTGTGGAGGACCCACGCAGTCCCGAGTACAATGCCAAGGAGCTGGTCAATTACTTCCTGCAGTTGGCCACTGCCCAG AGCGAGCATTACCGCACAAACCACACCATAATGACCATGGGCTCAGACTTCCAATACGAGAATGCCAACATGTGGTTCAAGAACCTTGACCGGCTCATCCAGCTGGTCAACGCTCAG CAGCAGGCCAATGGGAGCCGCATCAATGTTCTCTACTCTACTCCAGCCTGTTACCTCTGGGAGCTGAACAAGGCCAACCTCACCTG GTCTGTAAAACAGGACGACTTCTTTCCCTACGCTGACGGCCCTCACAAGTTCTGGACTGGTTACTTCTCCAGCCGGCCGGCCCTCAAACGCTACGAGCGCCTCAGCTACAACTTTCTGCAG GTGTGCAACCAGCTGGAGGCACTGGCGGGTCCGGCGGCCAACGTGGGACCCTATGGCTCAGGAGACAGTGCACCCCTCA ATGAAGCGATGGCCGTGCTCCAGCACCACGACGCGGTCAGCGGCACCTCCCGGCAGCACGTGGCCAACGACTACGCGCGCCAGCTCGCGGCCGGCTGGGGGCCCTGCGAG GTTCTCCTGAGCAATTCGCTGGCGCGGCTCAGCGGCTCCAAGGAGGACTTCACGTACTGCCGCGACCTCAACATCAGTGTCTGTCCGCTCACCCAGACGGCAAAGAGT TTCCAAGTAACCATTTATAACCCCTTGGGGCGGAAAGTGGATTGGATGGTGCGGCTGCCGGTCAGCGAACGCGTTTTTGACGTGAGGGACCCGAATGGCACGATTGTGCCCAGCGAT GTGGTGATACTTCCTAGCTCAGACGGTTTGGAGCTGCTTTTCTCAGCTTCAGTGCCTGCCCTGGGCTTCAGCATCTACTCAGTAACCCAGGTGCCTGGCCGGAGACCCCATGCCCACAGCCGCCAGCCGAGATCCCAGAAGTCCTGGTCCCGTGTCTTGGACATCCAAAATGAG TACATCCGGGCTAGGTTTGACCCTGACACAGGATTCCTGGTGGAGTTGGAAAACCTGGAACAGAACCTCCTGTTGCCGGTTCGCCAAGCCTTTTACTG GTACAATGCCAGTGTAGGCAACAACCTAAGTACCCAGGTCTCAGGTGCCTACATCTTCAGACCCAACCGCCAGGAACCACTGATCGTGAGCCACTGGGCTCAAACCCGCGTGGTGAAG ACACCCTTGGTGCAGGAAGTGCACCAGAACTTCTCAGCCTGGTGTTCCCAGGTGGTCCGTCTGTATCCAGGGCAGCGGCACCTGGAGCTGGAGTGGACGGTGGGACCAATACCTGTGGG TGACGGCTGGGGGAAGGAGGTCATCAGCCGCTTTGACACTGTGCTGGAGACAAAAGGACTTTTCTACACGGACAGCAATGGCCGGGAGATCCTGGAAAGGAG GCGGGACTATCGCCCCACCTGGAAGCTGAACCAGACTGAGCCAGTGGCAGGAAACTACTATCCGGTCAACAGCCGCATTTACATCAGG GATGGCCACGTGCAGCTGACGGTGCTGACCGATCGCTCCCAGGGGGGCAGCAGCCTGAGGGACGGCTCCGTGGAGCTCATG GTGCACCGGAGGCTTCTGAAAGACGATGGACGTGGCGTGGGGGAGCCGCTGCTGGAGGAGGGGTCGGGGCTGTGGGTGCGAGGGCGCCACCTCGTGCTGCTGGACAAGGCTCAGACCGCGGCCACCGGGCACCGGCTGCAAGCAGAGAAGGAGGTGCTGGCCCCGCAGGTGGTGCTGGCCCCCGGTGGCGGCGCCCCCTACCACCTGGGAGTCGCCCCGCGCAAGcag TTCTCGGGGCTCCGCCGGGAGCTGCCTCCCTCCGTACACCTGCTCACACTGGCCCGCTGGGACCGGACGAGGCTGCTGCTGCGCTTGGAGCACCAGTTCGCTGTAGGGGAGGGTTCTGGCAACCTGAGCTCCCCGGTGACCTTGGATTTGAag GACCTGTTCTCCGCCTTCACCATCACGTACCTGCAGGAGACCACGCTGGCAGCCAACCAGCCCCGGGCCAGCGCCTCCAGGCTCAAGTGGACACCAAACACGG GCCCTACAGCCCAGCCCTCTCCCCCTCGGCTGGACCCCACCACCATCACGCTGGAGCCCATGGAAATCCGCACTTTCCTGGCCTCGGTCCAGTGGAAAGAGCATGGCTAG